One Candidatus Cetobacterium colombiensis genomic window carries:
- the cfa gene encoding cyclopropane fatty acyl phospholipid synthase, producing the protein MNSKEAVINLLQEANIKINGNNPWDIEVTDERFFSRVLSDGSLGLGESYMDEWWNCKNLDTFIHKLLRGNLEEKYNHEIVMTAAKEKIKSFFNHQSIAECKKDISFHYDTGNVLFKNMLDSRMVYSCGYWANAKNIDEAQENKLDLICKKIGLKPGMKVLDVGCGWGPFMKYAVENYGVECVGITLSKEQIKLGEEMCKGLPIQFLYSDYRELSGMKFDRVVSIGMFEHVGPKNYEIYMKKISEFLDDNGIFLLHTIGGLKTKDDCDKWIRKYIFPNGTIPSIKQIGEAAEDYFYMEDWHDFGPDYDKTLMVWYDNFQKNWDIIKPYYNNEFKRIWEYYLLSCAGAFRARELALWQVVFTKKRQEKPICRF; encoded by the coding sequence ATGAACTCAAAAGAAGCGGTTATAAATTTACTACAAGAAGCAAATATAAAAATTAATGGTAATAATCCTTGGGATATAGAGGTTACAGATGAAAGATTTTTCAGTCGAGTACTTTCAGATGGTAGTTTAGGATTAGGAGAAAGTTATATGGATGAATGGTGGAATTGTAAAAATCTTGATACTTTTATTCATAAACTTTTAAGAGGAAATTTAGAAGAGAAATATAATCACGAGATTGTAATGACTGCGGCAAAGGAAAAAATAAAGAGTTTTTTTAATCATCAAAGTATAGCTGAGTGTAAAAAAGATATTTCTTTTCACTATGACACAGGAAATGTTTTATTTAAAAATATGCTTGATTCTAGAATGGTCTATAGTTGCGGTTATTGGGCTAATGCTAAAAATATAGATGAAGCTCAGGAAAATAAATTAGATTTAATTTGTAAAAAGATTGGATTAAAACCAGGAATGAAAGTACTAGATGTAGGATGTGGCTGGGGTCCCTTTATGAAATATGCAGTAGAAAATTACGGAGTAGAGTGTGTAGGTATAACATTGTCGAAGGAACAAATTAAATTGGGAGAAGAAATGTGTAAAGGTTTACCTATACAATTTCTATATTCAGACTATAGAGAATTATCAGGAATGAAATTTGATAGAGTTGTTTCAATAGGTATGTTTGAACATGTAGGACCTAAAAACTATGAAATATATATGAAAAAAATTTCTGAATTTTTAGATGATAATGGAATTTTTTTATTACATACAATAGGAGGGTTAAAAACAAAAGATGATTGTGATAAATGGATTAGAAAGTATATTTTTCCAAATGGAACAATTCCATCTATAAAACAAATTGGAGAAGCAGCAGAAGATTATTTTTATATGGAGGATTGGCATGATTTTGGACCAGATTATGACAAAACTTTGATGGTATGGTATGACAATTTTCAAAAAAATTGGGATATAATAAAACCTTATTATAATAATGAATTTAAACGTATATGGGAATATTATTTACTATCTTGTGCTGGAGCATTTAGAGCGAGAGAGTTAGCCCTATGGCAGGTTGTGTTTACTAAAAAAAGACAAGAAAAACCTATTTGTAGATTTTAA
- a CDS encoding ABC transporter substrate-binding protein has product MNFKTLLALGLTLSTTILAKEKVVFWHSMSGELQNSLNKIVKDYNSSQNDVEVEALYQGSYEETIAKFKAISGTKDAPNLIQMNDISTAFMYRSGAITPMEKFIKEDSFDVNSLEDALLNYYRIGGELYSMPFNSSTAILIYNKDAFKEVGLDPNKPPRSYSEYAEYSKKLTKLNSNKSVDRYGSAMIMYGWFVEQFLANNDKLYVNKENGRTGEVPTEVTYKKDLPQILGWLRGMYKDGSATSYGRDWDATRTAFSSGKVGMYLDSSAGIKGVINNSPFQVGTGFIPNETGEFNGSVVGGASLWITNSSNDIIQKSAWDFVKYAISKDVQSYWSINTGYYPVNKESYNTLEMKENMEKYPQFKTAVAEIKETKPSYVTQGAILGVFPEVREKMVEALEKNYEGKEKVDKIVDKVVNESNKIIQRYNRINNK; this is encoded by the coding sequence ATGAATTTTAAGACATTATTAGCATTAGGATTAACGCTTTCAACAACAATATTAGCAAAAGAAAAGGTTGTGTTTTGGCATTCTATGAGTGGAGAACTACAAAATAGTTTAAATAAAATAGTTAAAGATTATAACAGTTCTCAAAATGATGTAGAAGTTGAGGCTCTTTATCAAGGATCATATGAAGAAACAATAGCTAAATTTAAAGCCATATCAGGAACTAAAGATGCACCTAATCTAATTCAAATGAATGATATATCAACAGCATTTATGTATAGAAGTGGAGCAATAACTCCAATGGAAAAATTTATAAAAGAAGATTCATTTGATGTAAATAGTTTAGAAGATGCGTTATTAAATTATTATAGAATAGGTGGTGAGTTATATTCAATGCCATTTAATTCTTCAACAGCAATATTAATTTATAATAAAGATGCTTTTAAAGAGGTGGGATTAGATCCGAATAAACCACCTAGAAGTTATTCAGAATATGCTGAGTATTCTAAAAAATTAACAAAATTAAATTCTAATAAATCGGTTGATAGATATGGTTCTGCTATGATTATGTATGGATGGTTTGTGGAGCAGTTTTTAGCTAATAATGATAAGTTGTATGTAAATAAAGAAAATGGAAGAACAGGAGAGGTTCCAACAGAGGTTACTTATAAAAAAGATTTACCACAAATTTTAGGATGGTTAAGAGGTATGTATAAAGATGGTAGTGCAACATCTTACGGTAGAGATTGGGATGCTACAAGAACAGCTTTTTCTTCTGGAAAAGTGGGAATGTATCTAGATTCTTCTGCTGGAATAAAAGGTGTTATAAATAACTCTCCATTTCAAGTTGGAACAGGATTTATTCCAAATGAAACAGGAGAATTTAATGGAAGTGTTGTTGGAGGAGCTTCTCTTTGGATAACAAATTCATCAAATGATATAATTCAAAAATCAGCTTGGGATTTCGTAAAATATGCAATTTCTAAGGATGTTCAATCGTATTGGTCTATTAACACAGGATACTATCCAGTAAATAAAGAATCTTATAACACTTTAGAAATGAAAGAAAATATGGAAAAATATCCACAATTTAAAACAGCGGTTGCAGAAATAAAAGAAACAAAACCTTCTTATGTAACACAAGGCGCAATTTTAGGTGTGTTTCCAGAGGTAAGAGAAAAAATGGTTGAAGCTCTTGAAAAAAATTACGAAGGAAAAGAAAAAGTAGATAAAATAGTTGATAAAGTTGTAAATGAATCAAATAAAATAATTCAAAGATATAATAGAATAAATAATAAGTAA
- a CDS encoding DUF5996 family protein: protein MDILKYEEWKSTVDTLGMYIQMAGKVALERIPQEPEWESAMFHITPTGISTGNIFSDNGIFQISFNFVKHEMVIHDEHGKKIVTPLRDGVSVAHFYKDFIEKLNFLGYRTDINSIPQEWCFTTPFEDDILHKSYNRHAVEKWFKLVKFAYKVLTKFAAPFRGRRTKINFYWGCMDIGTVRYSGKLLEVDPTLPVGFRYGVDAEEVEFGFNLGNNEIGEPYFFGFVWPNNPEEYKKTQISVDKAFYENQFIYKLRDCFESTFPEENAMKFFRIVYEAAKKVQNWENVNTYDKPLELPPQKIYRKH, encoded by the coding sequence ATGGATATTTTAAAATATGAAGAATGGAAAAGCACTGTGGATACATTAGGGATGTATATTCAAATGGCAGGAAAGGTAGCTCTTGAAAGAATTCCACAAGAACCAGAGTGGGAGTCGGCTATGTTTCATATTACACCTACGGGGATTTCAACAGGAAATATTTTTTCTGATAATGGAATATTTCAGATTTCATTTAATTTTGTAAAGCATGAAATGGTTATACATGATGAACATGGAAAAAAAATTGTAACACCTCTAAGAGATGGAGTTTCAGTAGCGCATTTTTACAAAGATTTTATAGAGAAACTTAATTTTTTAGGATACAGAACTGATATTAATTCAATTCCACAGGAGTGGTGTTTTACAACTCCGTTTGAAGATGATATTCTTCATAAATCATATAACAGACATGCCGTTGAAAAATGGTTTAAATTAGTAAAATTTGCATATAAAGTTTTAACAAAATTTGCAGCGCCGTTTCGTGGTCGAAGAACTAAAATTAATTTTTATTGGGGATGTATGGATATAGGAACTGTTAGATACTCTGGAAAACTTCTTGAAGTAGATCCAACATTACCTGTAGGATTTAGATATGGAGTAGATGCAGAAGAGGTGGAATTTGGATTTAATTTAGGGAATAACGAGATAGGAGAACCATATTTTTTTGGATTTGTATGGCCTAATAATCCAGAAGAATATAAAAAGACTCAAATTTCTGTTGATAAAGCTTTTTATGAGAATCAATTTATTTATAAGTTAAGAGATTGTTTTGAATCAACTTTTCCAGAAGAAAATGCAATGAAGTTTTTTAGAATAGTTTATGAAGCGGCTAAGAAAGTTCAAAATTGGGAAAATGTTAATACATATGATAAGCCATTAGAGTTACCTCCTCAAAAAATTTATAGAAAGCATTAA
- a CDS encoding carbohydrate ABC transporter permease codes for MTTKDIVSGRLIPSEINFINYRELLKNIPIFQFFLNSFITSITAMFFQIIICSLTAYALVFVEFREKKAIFILIMCSIFIPWEAIFIPNYFIILKMRLLNTKLGIILPFLANGLGIFLMVQQFKTLNKSLIEAAKIDGCSHLFIYLKIVLPLSKGILSTWGIYSFLNVWNMYLWPLMISTRPESRTIQIGLKMIKSEEGTNFGVLMAAVIIVIIPSLIVLFLGQNQLQKGMTSGAVKE; via the coding sequence ATGACAACTAAGGATATTGTTAGTGGGAGATTAATTCCTTCAGAAATAAATTTTATAAATTATAGAGAACTTTTAAAAAATATACCAATATTTCAATTTTTTTTAAATAGTTTTATAACATCTATTACCGCTATGTTTTTTCAAATTATAATATGTAGTTTAACTGCTTATGCTTTAGTATTTGTTGAATTTAGAGAAAAAAAAGCAATTTTTATATTGATAATGTGTTCTATATTTATTCCTTGGGAAGCTATATTTATACCTAATTATTTTATAATTTTAAAAATGAGATTGTTAAATACAAAATTAGGAATTATTTTACCATTTTTAGCAAATGGTTTAGGAATATTTTTAATGGTTCAACAATTTAAAACTTTGAATAAATCTTTAATAGAAGCAGCAAAAATTGATGGATGTAGTCATCTATTTATTTACTTAAAAATTGTATTGCCTTTATCAAAAGGGATTTTAAGTACTTGGGGAATATATTCTTTTTTAAATGTATGGAATATGTATTTATGGCCGTTAATGATTTCAACAAGACCAGAATCAAGAACGATTCAAATTGGCTTAAAGATGATTAAATCTGAAGAGGGCACAAATTTTGGAGTATTAATGGCGGCAGTAATTATAGTAATAATACCATCTTTGATAGTTTTATTTTTAGGACAAAATCAACTTCAAAAAGGTATGACATCGGGAGCTGTAAAAGAATAA
- a CDS encoding deoxynucleoside kinase has product MYYKNYFKNMRIGDSSMEGIICIDGVVGVGKSTLGEILSKEFGLIFFKEPVLDNPLLDKFYYDKKRYSFPLQVFFLNKRFEMIKEAEKLGGCVMDRSIYGDVIFAKMLMEDGDLSQEEFKIYEDLLYNMLEHLKKPKLMIYLETNVDNAISKIKSRGRDYEQIVERKYWENLNKNYTSYFENYNLSDVLVINVDNLDIRDNPEHKKWFIETVKEKLKKTCY; this is encoded by the coding sequence ATGTATTATAAAAATTATTTTAAGAATATGAGAATAGGAGATAGTTCAATGGAAGGAATCATTTGTATAGATGGTGTTGTTGGTGTTGGAAAAAGTACTTTAGGAGAGATTTTATCTAAAGAGTTTGGATTAATCTTTTTTAAAGAACCAGTACTTGATAATCCACTTCTAGACAAGTTTTATTATGATAAAAAGAGGTATTCTTTTCCTCTACAGGTGTTTTTTTTAAACAAAAGATTTGAAATGATAAAAGAAGCTGAAAAACTTGGTGGATGTGTTATGGATCGTAGTATTTATGGTGATGTTATATTTGCCAAAATGTTAATGGAAGATGGAGATTTATCTCAAGAAGAATTTAAAATCTATGAAGATCTACTTTATAATATGCTTGAGCACTTAAAAAAACCTAAATTAATGATTTATCTTGAAACTAACGTTGATAACGCTATCTCTAAGATTAAATCTCGTGGAAGAGATTATGAGCAAATTGTTGAAAGAAAATATTGGGAAAATCTGAATAAAAATTATACTAGTTATTTTGAAAATTATAATTTATCAGATGTTCTTGTAATAAATGTAGATAATTTAGATATTAGAGATAATCCTGAACACAAAAAATGGTTTATAGAAACTGTTAAAGAGAAGTTAAAAAAAACTTGTTATTAA
- a CDS encoding carbohydrate ABC transporter permease, with translation MKKEQKLTGILFSIPSLIILITFYIYPLIKTFIYSVSFTDAKGQIVGFAGIENFYELLTDSTFYESILVTLKFSFITVFFSMAISLFLAIICNEKLKGIKLFRVLFSSSMGVSVSASSSIVLFLFHPSVGLVNDILKIFGILPINWFTSSTYAIWAVAFTTIWMNIGFGFLVLTAGLQNISQEIDESCEIDGVNYFTKLFKVTIPLLSPSLFYLLITTTLKAFQSFGQVDMLTGGGPANSTNLIVYSIYKTAFSNYRFDYASAQGLFLLLLITIIMVVKFKLERKVHYQ, from the coding sequence ATGAAAAAAGAACAAAAATTAACAGGGATTTTATTTTCAATACCATCATTAATAATTTTAATAACTTTTTATATTTATCCACTAATAAAAACTTTTATATATTCAGTATCTTTTACAGATGCAAAAGGACAGATAGTTGGATTTGCTGGAATTGAAAATTTCTATGAATTATTAACAGATTCAACATTTTACGAAAGTATTTTAGTAACTTTAAAATTCTCATTTATAACAGTTTTCTTTAGTATGGCTATTTCATTATTTTTAGCGATTATATGCAATGAAAAATTAAAAGGAATAAAGTTGTTTAGAGTGTTATTTTCATCGAGTATGGGAGTGTCGGTTTCAGCAAGTTCAAGTATTGTTTTGTTTTTATTTCATCCAAGTGTAGGATTAGTAAATGATATTTTAAAAATTTTTGGTATTTTGCCAATAAACTGGTTTACAAGTTCAACTTACGCTATTTGGGCTGTGGCGTTTACTACTATTTGGATGAATATAGGGTTTGGATTTTTAGTCTTAACCGCTGGTCTGCAAAATATAAGTCAAGAAATAGATGAAAGTTGCGAAATTGATGGAGTGAATTATTTTACAAAACTTTTTAAAGTAACTATTCCTTTATTAAGTCCTAGTTTGTTTTATCTATTGATTACAACTACTTTGAAAGCTTTTCAAAGTTTTGGACAAGTTGATATGTTAACTGGTGGAGGACCAGCTAACTCAACAAACTTAATTGTATATAGTATTTATAAAACAGCATTTAGTAATTATAGATTTGATTATGCTAGTGCTCAAGGTTTATTTTTACTTTTATTAATAACAATAATAATGGTAGTTAAATTTAAATTAGAAAGGAAGGTGCATTATCAATAA
- a CDS encoding energy-coupling factor transporter transmembrane component T family protein — protein MTNKKFDPRTIFYTTIFYIITLGCIKKYYEIIIIIPFIFFQLKLFSIDLNKLKKVLKSCIGLFLSIIFIKFFFMQKSILFIILFVFRVIIIIFLATSMISKMEVREIGFVIEKTLSPLKLFKIPTESISVITALSFKFIPMLEEEGKRIVLAQKARGIDYSLMSKKEKFKNIPTLFFPIITSGIQNAVHLAVSMEVRGYGNGATRTRLKNYIFRKNDYIYTILIFIVCILFIISSYLYK, from the coding sequence ATGACTAATAAGAAGTTTGATCCTAGAACAATATTTTATACAACAATATTTTATATAATTACACTAGGTTGTATAAAAAAATATTATGAGATTATAATAATTATTCCTTTCATATTTTTTCAATTAAAGTTATTTTCAATAGATTTGAATAAATTAAAAAAAGTTTTAAAATCTTGTATTGGATTATTTTTATCAATAATTTTTATAAAATTTTTCTTTATGCAAAAAAGTATACTCTTTATAATTTTATTTGTATTTAGAGTAATAATAATAATATTTTTAGCAACTTCGATGATATCTAAAATGGAGGTAAGAGAAATTGGATTTGTTATTGAAAAGACACTATCACCATTAAAATTATTTAAAATACCAACAGAATCAATTAGCGTTATAACAGCGTTATCTTTTAAATTTATTCCAATGTTAGAAGAAGAAGGTAAAAGAATAGTTTTAGCTCAAAAAGCAAGGGGTATAGATTATAGTCTTATGTCAAAGAAAGAAAAATTCAAGAATATACCAACACTTTTTTTTCCTATAATTACGTCAGGGATTCAAAATGCAGTTCATTTAGCAGTTTCTATGGAAGTAAGAGGATATGGAAATGGAGCAACACGAACAAGATTAAAAAATTATATTTTCAGAAAAAATGATTATATTTATACTATATTAATTTTTATTGTGTGTATTTTGTTTATAATTAGTTCTTATCTATACAAATAA
- a CDS encoding sulfurtransferase, whose translation MKKVLVLIIILSSILFGKNITTNEILEKINNPNWILVDTRDTNEYNGWNLSNLKTTGHIKGATDFSYNWLNKKYLDNKNEEILKERLLEKGINSEKNIILYGVSETNMEQISNYFKKNGIQNIYFYNLKNNEDYNKLPFESYKNYEILVPASWVKNAMDKKEVKVFEVSWGSLKDAAVYVAGHIPGAPHINTDSIEPPPKWMINTDENLIKFAEEMGISKNDSIVLYGDNVMASYRLAIILKYLGVKDVRVLNGGLDAWKDAGYETEMGIVKSTPIKDFGSKKPINKKLILNEQEVKKVLKDNKNSQILVDIRSYKERIGEESGYSYMDRKGRIPGSVWGKAGTKSTTLEDYRNIDNTMRNANEINSMWLELGIDPNKELTFFCGSGWRAAEVLFYSEVMGANNNSLYSNGWMEWSENKSNPIEIGKENGK comes from the coding sequence ATGAAAAAAGTATTAGTTTTAATAATTATATTATCATCAATATTGTTTGGAAAAAATATAACAACAAATGAAATATTGGAAAAAATAAATAATCCAAATTGGATTTTAGTTGATACAAGAGATACTAATGAATACAATGGATGGAATTTATCTAATTTAAAAACAACTGGGCATATAAAGGGAGCAACTGATTTCTCTTATAATTGGTTGAATAAAAAATATTTAGATAATAAAAATGAAGAAATTTTAAAAGAAAGACTTTTAGAAAAGGGAATAAATTCTGAAAAAAATATTATTTTATATGGTGTATCAGAAACTAATATGGAACAAATAAGTAACTATTTTAAAAAGAATGGAATTCAAAATATTTATTTTTATAATCTAAAAAATAATGAAGATTATAATAAGTTACCTTTTGAAAGTTATAAAAATTATGAAATTTTGGTTCCAGCTTCTTGGGTAAAAAATGCTATGGATAAAAAAGAAGTTAAGGTTTTTGAAGTTTCTTGGGGGAGTTTAAAAGATGCTGCAGTTTATGTAGCTGGTCATATACCAGGAGCTCCACATATAAATACAGATAGTATCGAACCACCTCCAAAATGGATGATAAATACAGATGAAAATCTTATTAAATTTGCTGAAGAGATGGGAATATCTAAAAATGATTCAATTGTTTTATATGGTGATAATGTAATGGCATCATATAGATTAGCTATAATTTTGAAATATTTAGGTGTAAAAGATGTTAGAGTTTTAAATGGTGGTTTAGATGCTTGGAAAGATGCAGGTTATGAAACTGAAATGGGAATAGTAAAAAGCACACCAATTAAAGATTTTGGATCAAAAAAACCTATAAATAAAAAGTTAATTTTAAATGAACAAGAAGTTAAAAAAGTATTAAAGGATAATAAAAACTCACAAATTTTAGTTGATATAAGATCTTATAAAGAAAGAATAGGAGAAGAGTCAGGTTATTCGTATATGGATAGAAAAGGAAGAATTCCAGGATCAGTATGGGGAAAAGCAGGAACAAAATCTACAACTTTAGAAGATTATAGAAATATTGATAATACTATGAGAAATGCAAACGAAATAAATTCAATGTGGTTAGAGCTAGGAATTGATCCAAATAAAGAATTAACATTTTTCTGTGGATCAGGTTGGAGAGCTGCTGAAGTTTTATTTTATTCAGAAGTTATGGGAGCAAATAACAATTCTCTTTACTCTAATGGATGGATGGAGTGGAGTGAAAATAAATCTAATCCCATTGAGATAGGAAAAGAAAATGGAAAATAA